GGAGCGCGCGATGCCTTCCTCCAGGTCGCGCATGACGCCGTCGGGGACCAGGCCGGCGCGCCGGTCGGCCCAGTAGCGCCACACGTCGGTGCCGCTGCCGAGCACCTCGCCGCGCAGGTTCCCCGGCATCATCGGCCCGCACGGCACGTAGATCGCGGGGATGTCCATGCTGGAGGCACCCATGATCAGCGCGGGGGTGGTCTTGTCGCAGCCCCCCATGAGCACCGCCGCGTCCACCGGGTGGGACCGCAGCATCTCCTCGGTCTCCATGGCGAGCAGGTTGCGGTACAGCATGGTCGTGGGTTTCTGGAAGCTCTCCGACAGCGAGATGACCGGCAGCTCCACCGGACAGCCGCCGGCCTGCCAGACGCCGCGTTTGACGTCCTCGGCGCGGTCACGCAGGTGGATGTGACAGGGGTTCAGCTCGTTCCACGTGTTGATGATCGCGACGACCGGTTTGCCGAGGTGGTCCTCGGCGGACAGTCCGAGCTGCCGGGTCCTGGCCCGGTGGCTGAACGACCGCACGGTGTCGGTGCCGTACCACCGGTGGCTGCGCAACTGCTCAGGTGCCAGACGGTCCACGAACCCTCCTCGTTAGCCCGATCTATCACGGTATAGGAGGAGGATTCGTGTGCCTCGTCAGGTCCGCGCGGCGTGGACGGCGTCGGCGAGCATGCCGTGACGTGACGGCCCGGCGAGACCCCCGTGGTACAGGTGGATCTCCTGCGCACCGGCCTCCGTCAGCCGCCGCACGTGCGGCGCCACCTCCTCGGGACGCACCGGGGGGAGCACCGTGACGTACGACCCCACGGCGACGTGCTCAGGCAGCAGCCGGCGCGCCTGGCGCACCCGCTCGGCCGAGTCCTGGCCCGGTGGCCAGCACTGCACCACGACGGCGTCCACGTCCTTCCCCGGCTCGGGGCCGAGACCGGGGTTGGCGCCGGTGGCCCACGGGTCGGGGTTGGCGTGCAGTGTGACCCGCAGCCCGGACGGCAGCGCCGCGATCACCTCGTGCCGCAGCTCGTCGGCCGCCTCGTGCCGTACGGCGAGCACCGCGCCGGCGGTCGCCTCGTCCAGGTCGTGTTCCCGTGAGCGCACCGCGGCCCGCAGCTCGCGCACCGTGCGCTCGGGGTCGACGCCGCGGCCGTCCCACGCCGTCGTGCACGCCTCGCAGCAGCACACCGACAGCATGCGGCGCGCGCGTGCGTCGTAGGCGCCGTCGGTCTTCTCGTGGTGGCCGCCGTGGTCGGCCCCGAGCTGGCCGCACGCCTCCAGCAGCACGCCGGCGAGCGGCAGGCCGCGCACCGACTCGGCGGCCAGCGTCGCGGCGTACTCGCGCACCTCGGCACGCGAGGGACACAGGGCCCACGGGTAGTGCTGGCCGAAGCAGTTGACCACGCTCAGGTCCGGGTTCGCCTCACCGAGGCGGCTGCTGTGCGTCAGCACCACCCACGCCGTCACCGGCACCCCCGCCTCGGTGAGCGCCGTCGCGGCCGTGCCGAAGGAGTCGGGGCCGGTCATCCACGGCGCGGCACCCGGCACCAGACGCCGCCCGGTCCAGGCCTCCTCGCGGACGGGCCGGTACAGCGCGGCGTGCCTGGCGTCCAGGTACGCGTGCTCGGGGTGCCACGGCGTGGCCGCGCGCACCGTGTGGTAAGCCGCGGCGAGGTTGACCCCGTCGCAGCCGAGAGATTGCATGCGTCCGGTGAACAGCGGATCACCGATGACGTCCCACGGGTAGGCGTGCACCAGCACGCGCATTGCCATCGCCTCCCATTAAGGGCCCTCACCTACAAATGGCGTTGTTCAGGCATACCCATTCACTTCCGTCCCGTCAATGCCGTGCGCACGACGCGGCACGCCGGATTGTCACAACGAGTGCGCGCGGTGCGAGCATGAATGCCTTCCCCCTGGACAGAGACCGAGGCGACGGCGGTCACTCGGACATCTACCGGAGAGGACGCGGATGGGACAGCACGTGGCCAAGGAGCGGTTCTCCGAAGCGGAGTTCGCACGTTTCGGTGAACGCCTGAAGGACTCGCTCACCGCGCTCGACAATGTGCTCGCCCGCCCCGGTTTCGGCGCGGGCCCCGCCACTCTCGGCGCCGAGCTGGAGCTTTTCCTCATCGACGGCAACGCGCGGCCCCTGCGCCGCAACAAGGACGTCCTCGAGGCCGTGGACGACGACCGGGTGGTGCTGGAGCTCGGCAGCTTCAACCTGGAGGTGAACCTCACGCCGCTGCCGCTGGCCGGCCGTCCGTTCACCGCGCTGGAGGCCGAGATACGCGACACCATGACGCGGGTGGACGAGGCGGCGCACGCGTACGGCGGCCGGGTCGTGCCGATCGGCATCCTGCCGACGCTCACCGAGTTCGACTTCGGACCGGACTCGATGAGCGACGAGAAGCGGTACAAGGCGCTGAGCAGCGGCATCCGGCGGGTGCGCGAGGAGCCGTTCCGGGTGCGGATCGCCGGGGTGGAGCGGCTGGACCTGGAGGTCGAGGACGTCCTGCTGGAGAGCGCCAACACCTCGTGGCAGGTCCATCTGCGCACGCCGCCTGAGGCGTTCGCCGCCGCGTACAACGCCGCGCAGCTCGCCATCGGGCCGGTGCTCGCGGTGAGCGGCAACTCGCCGGCCTTCCTCGGCAGGGAGCTGTGGGAGGAGACCCGCATCGCGTTGTTCGAGGCCTCGGCCGACGACCGTGACCCCGAGCGGCTGTGGCGGGTCGGCGGCCGGGTCTGCTTCGGGTCCGGCTGGGTGCGCGAGGGGGCCGCCGAGCTGTTCGCGCTCAGCGTGCGGGAGTACGAGCCGGTCATGCCGGTCATCTCTGACGAAGACCCGCTGGAGGCGGTGCGTGCCGGCCGCGTCCCCGAGCTGGACGAGCTGCGGCTGCACCAGGGGACCGTCTGGCAGTGGAACCGGCCCGTGTACGACCCCGCCGACGGCGGCCACCTGCGGGTGGAGCTGCGCGCACTACCCGCCGGGCCCACCGCACCCGACATGGCGGCCAACGCGGCGTTCCTCGTCGGCCTGGTCCGGGCCACCGCCGCCGACCCGTCGTGGACGGAGGAGTTCCCGTTCGCCGACGCCTACCGCAACTTCTACCGCGCGGCGCGCGGCGGCCTCGACGCCGAGCTCGCCTGGCCGGGCCGCGACGGGTACGTCCCGGCGTACGAGCTGGCTCTCGATCTGCTGCCGGTGGCCCGCGACGGCCTGGTGTCGTCCGGCGTGGACCCCGAGGAGGCCGGCCGCCTGCTCGACGTGGTCGCCGAACGCGTACGGCTGCGCCGCACCGGCGCCGGCTGGCAGCGCCGCGCGCTCGCCGCGCTCGGCGCCGAGCCGGGGGTCCGTGCGGCCATGCTGGAGCACTACCGCGCGCTGTCGTTCACCCACGCACCCGTGCACACGTGGCCCGACCCGCTGGAGGACCTCGGCGTCCCCGCCGCGTCCCCGGCCGCCGGCCGGTGAGGGTCACGGCCCGTCGGGGTCGACTCCGGTGAGGGAACTGCCGTAGCTGAGGGCCACGAGCTGCGCCACCGCGTTGTGCGCGCCGAGCGGCTCGGCGCAGCCGGCCCCCACCGACTCGGCGGCGTCGGTGATGCGCCTGGGGTCGATCTCCGGGCCGATCAGGAACGGGGACAGCGCGAGGCGTGAGGCGCCGATGTTCCGCAGGCGCTGCGCGGCGTCACCCACGCCGGGGGAGGCGTCCAGGGACGCGGCCACCACGGGAAGCGTGAGACGCGCGGCCAGCAGCACGACGGTGGCGTCGGCCGCGCGGACGGCCTCCTGGCCGCCGACCGTTCCGATGATGATGCCGTCCACCGGGGCCGCGATGTTGAACAGCCGCATGCGGTCGGCACGCGCGAGGCCGCCGTCGGCCAGCTTGACGTGCAACGCCTCGGCGAGCAGCGGATGGGGGCCGAGCGGGTCGGCGACGGTCGTGAGCACGCCGCTCTCGGCCACCGCCTCCCGTACGGCGCGGTACACCTGAGGGTGCGGGCCGGTGACCATGGGGACCACGACGGCGGCGGTGGCGCCGTCCGGCCGCTTGGCGGCGCAGTCGGCCAGGGTCTCGGCGAGGCTCATCTTGGGGTCGCCGAGGTGGACCAGTTTCACGTCGAGCTGCGGATGATCGACGCAGACGATGGTCTTGACGTCGCTCGGCACGTCGCTTTCCGCGCCGGGAGCGGCCAGCACGAGGGCAGGCGCCTCCGGCGGCAGGTTCGCCGGCACCGGCCGGCGATGCCGTCCGGAGGTGGTACGGAACGAGCGCCCGCGGACCGGGAGCTCGTGTGGAGCGTGGTGACCATCGTTCACAACGGCGGATTTTACGGGGTATGGGGCGAATTTTGAGTCGGATTCGCCTAGGTAGGTGACAGTGGGGTTTCCCACAACCGGTTCAGGACACTTGATTTTGGGTCTCGGCCCGACAGCGGGTGTCAACCGTCCGTAATCATTCGAGATCATGACAGGGTTGTTTCGCGCGTCGCGGCGGTGAGCGGGCCGGACGTACCGGGTGGCCGGGCCGCAAAGTTTTTTCACGTTCCGGCGTGTCCCCGCGCGTCACGGTGCCGTCTCAGCGCTCGACGACGCCGACCCCGCCGACGGCCCACACCGTCTCAGGTGCCGGCAGCGATTCGCCGGGTTCCGGCCGCCAGTGCGGGATGTACACCACGCCGGGCTCGACCAGCCGCAGGCCGTCGAAGAACCGCTCCACGTCGGCCTTGGTACGGAGCTGGCTACGGCGCACGCCTTCCGCCGCGCCGGACCCCTTGTAGATCTTGGCCAGCTCGGCGGTGGCCTCCGGTTTCGGGTCGGACACCGAGTGCGCGACGGCGATGTGACTGCCGGGGACCACCGCGTCACGGTAACCCGCGACGGCCTCGGCCGCCTCGTCGTCGTCGGTCACCATGAGCAGCGTGAAGTGCAGCAGTACCGCCACCGGCCGCGCCAGGTCGATGAGCCCCTTCACCCGCGGGTGGCCGAGGATGTACTCGTGGTCGCGCAGGTCGGCTTCGATGACGACGGTGTCCGCGGTGTTCTCCAGCAGGGCCTCCGAGTGGAGCGCCACCACCGGGTCGTTGTCGACGTACACGACGCGCGACCCCGGCGCCGCCGCCTGCGCGACCTCGTGGACGTTGCCGGTGGTGGGGAGGCCGCAGCCGAGGTCGAGGAACTGGCGCACCCCCACGCTCGTCAGATGGCGCACCACTCGTGCCAGATGGCGCCGGCCCTCGCGGCACATCAGTGGCAACTCGGGTGCGATGTCCAGCATGTGACGGGCCGCCTCACGATCGGCAGCGAAATTGTCCTTACCACCCATGAAGTAGTCGAACATGCGCGCGTAGCTGGGGATGGTGGGGTCGAACCCCAGGCGTTCGGCGCGGGTGACATCCATCACTTATCCCCCGTTCCGCCGGAAAACCGACGATGCGCCGGTGGGGGCGACGATATCTCGCCATCCGAGGTTCTCGCGACTGATGTCCACGCGACGCGGATCGGTCCGGCAAGTCAGCGGTACGACGTGAGACCAGTGTGCACGCTGAAACGGTCGGATGTCCGGTTAACAGGGGATCCAATCGGCCTCGCACCGTTCTGCGGCGTCTGCTCGGGTCGCTCGGCGGCCCGCGGAAGCCGGAAGCCGGCCCAGACCGCCTTGCCGGGGCAACGCAACGGGGCCCAGCCCCACTTGTGGCTGAGCCCCTCGACGACCCGCAGTCCGCGTCCGCCTTCCGCGGAGAAGTCCACCTCGCGCGGCGCGGGCCGGTTGTCGCTCGGATCGGTGACCACGCAGAGCAGGGACTCGCGGGTGAGGGCCAGGACGATGCGTACCGGCTGGCCGGCCGGGGCGGCGTGCTCGGCGAGGCCGTGGCGCAGCGCGTTGATGACGAGTTCCCCCATGACCAGCTCGACGTCGTCGAGCAGCAGGGCCAGCCCCCAGGCGTCCAGCGTGCTGATGGTGAATCTGCGCGCGGTACGGGCCGCGTACGGGTCGTGGCGCAGGTCGCAGACGGCGAGGAGCACTTCGGCGGGGGGATCGGCGCGGTCGTCGATCCAGGGGCCCGCCGGGGACAGGACACGGTCCAGCGCCGCCAGCCATAACTCCCACTTGTCGTCGCTGACGCCAGTGGGTTTGTGGGGGTCTGTCCGATAACCGGTCATAGGTAGGCCCTGTGAGGTTAGGTGATGCTATGGAGACGATGAACCGCTTAATCCATAGTGCTCCCCTTCGCTGTGCACATGCAAGTACCGATGCACGTGCAAACGCACAGACACTATGATGAGGTTCGCACCGGAGAGCGCCAAGAGGGGGTTCTCGTGCGGTGGGGGGCCCGGCGAGGTTTCTGTCTGTTTCGTCGGGTTTCGTCGGATCTGACGGCGACGAAGAGGCAAGATGAACGAAATATCCAACGGCATGCTCGCGTCCGCACTGGACTCCGCGGTGGACGGGGTGCGTTGGCGCAAGAGTGAGCGCAGCAACCCGAGCGGCAACTGCGTCGAGCTCGCCGGGCTCCCCGGCGGCGGCGTCGCGGTCCGCAACTCCCGCCATCCGGCCGGTCCGGTACTGGTTTACAGTCGCGGAGAAATGGCCGCTTTCATCCTTAGTGCGAAGAACGGCGACTTCGATGACCTGGCGCTTTGACCAGTACCGAGGTTACGGAGGGTTCAAAATCGTAGCCTAAGGGTGATGTTGGGGTATATCTCAATTGGGGAGTCGGGAGTATCGTGAACTTCTCTGTGACCGCGAGAAGTGAGACCAAGATCAGTTCGACTCCCCTGAAGGACTAACGATGATCACTGCCCGGGCCGAAGGGGACGAGACCCCGCTCAACATGATGGCTCGGGAACGCGGCAGCTCCACGGTCCTGCGCATCCTGCTCGGCTCCCAGCTGCGCCGGCTGCGCGAGAAGCACGGGATCACCCTGGAGGCCGCGGGCCACTCCATCCGAGCATCCCACTCCAAGATCAGCCGCATGGAGCTGGGCCGGGTCGGCTTCCGCGTACGCGACATCCGCGACCTGCTGACCCTGTACGGCGTCGTCGACGAGACCGAACGCCAGGCCCTCCTCTCCCTTGTCGAACAAGCCAACCGGCCCGGCTGGTGGCACAACTACGACGACGTCCTCCCCAACTGGTTCGAGGCCTACATCGGCCTGGAGGAAGCCGCCACCCGCATCCGCGCCTACGAGGTCCAGTTCGTCCCCGGCCTCCTCCAGACCGCCGACTACACCCGAGCCGTGGTGAAACTCGGCCACCCCGAAGGCACCGAGGAAGAGATCCAGCGCCGCGTCGACCTCCGCATGGCCCGCCAGAAGCTCCTCCACCGCGCGAACCCCCCACACCTGTGGGCCGTGGTGGACGAAGCGGCACTGCGCCGCCCCCTGGGTGGCCGCGACGTCATGCGGGCCCAGCTGGAGCACCTCATCGAGATGATCGCTCTCCCCAACGTCACCCTCCAGGTGATGCCCTTCAGCGCCGGCGGCCACGCCGCCGCCGGAGGCCCCTTCAGCATCCTGCGCTTCAGCGAACGCGATCTCCCCGACATCGTGTACCTGGAGCAACTGACCAGCGCCATCTACCTGGACAAACGAGACGACCTCGACCGCTACCAGGCCGTCATGGAACGCCTCTGCCTGGACGCCGTCCCCGTCTCGGAAACCCGCCAGACCCTCACCACTCTCCTCGACCAGATCTGACGCCTCGCCGCCTCCGGTCAAGGTCTGGCTCCCGGGATCCGGTGATCCCGGGAGCCTGAGGACCACCTCCGGCCCCGCGCCGTCAGAAGTCGAACTCACCCTTCTTGGCACCGTCGATGAAGGCGTCCCAGACGGCGGCCCGCACCACGAACGGGGGCTGGTGCGGGGCCTCGGTGTCGCGGATCCCCACACGTCCTCCCGACAGCGGCGCCACCTCCAGGCAGTTGCCTTGGTTGGATGCGCTCTTGGTCGCCTTGCGCCAGGTGGCGGTTTTCAGTTCGTCGCTCAGGTCCATGATTTTTGCGCCTCTCTGATCAACGAGATCGAGACATGTTGCGGGTGTGCCTCGGCCCGGATCTGGTCGTACCTTGCGCGGATGGCTTCGACGTCGTCCGGTTGGTTCGTTACGTGTCCGTGAGTGGCGGATTCGATGTACACGGTATCCGTACGTCCTCGGAGTTGCG
The window above is part of the Sphaerisporangium rubeum genome. Proteins encoded here:
- a CDS encoding glutamate--cysteine ligase, giving the protein MGQHVAKERFSEAEFARFGERLKDSLTALDNVLARPGFGAGPATLGAELELFLIDGNARPLRRNKDVLEAVDDDRVVLELGSFNLEVNLTPLPLAGRPFTALEAEIRDTMTRVDEAAHAYGGRVVPIGILPTLTEFDFGPDSMSDEKRYKALSSGIRRVREEPFRVRIAGVERLDLEVEDVLLESANTSWQVHLRTPPEAFAAAYNAAQLAIGPVLAVSGNSPAFLGRELWEETRIALFEASADDRDPERLWRVGGRVCFGSGWVREGAAELFALSVREYEPVMPVISDEDPLEAVRAGRVPELDELRLHQGTVWQWNRPVYDPADGGHLRVELRALPAGPTAPDMAANAAFLVGLVRATAADPSWTEEFPFADAYRNFYRAARGGLDAELAWPGRDGYVPAYELALDLLPVARDGLVSSGVDPEEAGRLLDVVAERVRLRRTGAGWQRRALAALGAEPGVRAAMLEHYRALSFTHAPVHTWPDPLEDLGVPAASPAAGR
- a CDS encoding SAM-dependent methyltransferase, giving the protein MDVTRAERLGFDPTIPSYARMFDYFMGGKDNFAADREAARHMLDIAPELPLMCREGRRHLARVVRHLTSVGVRQFLDLGCGLPTTGNVHEVAQAAAPGSRVVYVDNDPVVALHSEALLENTADTVVIEADLRDHEYILGHPRVKGLIDLARPVAVLLHFTLLMVTDDDEAAEAVAGYRDAVVPGSHIAVAHSVSDPKPEATAELAKIYKGSGAAEGVRRSQLRTKADVERFFDGLRLVEPGVVYIPHWRPEPGESLPAPETVWAVGGVGVVER
- a CDS encoding ATP-binding protein, giving the protein MTGYRTDPHKPTGVSDDKWELWLAALDRVLSPAGPWIDDRADPPAEVLLAVCDLRHDPYAARTARRFTISTLDAWGLALLLDDVELVMGELVINALRHGLAEHAAPAGQPVRIVLALTRESLLCVVTDPSDNRPAPREVDFSAEGGRGLRVVEGLSHKWGWAPLRCPGKAVWAGFRLPRAAERPEQTPQNGARPIGSPVNRTSDRFSVHTGLTSYR
- a CDS encoding DUF397 domain-containing protein, producing MNEISNGMLASALDSAVDGVRWRKSERSNPSGNCVELAGLPGGGVAVRNSRHPAGPVLVYSRGEMAAFILSAKNGDFDDLAL
- a CDS encoding helix-turn-helix domain-containing protein; this encodes MITARAEGDETPLNMMARERGSSTVLRILLGSQLRRLREKHGITLEAAGHSIRASHSKISRMELGRVGFRVRDIRDLLTLYGVVDETERQALLSLVEQANRPGWWHNYDDVLPNWFEAYIGLEEAATRIRAYEVQFVPGLLQTADYTRAVVKLGHPEGTEEEIQRRVDLRMARQKLLHRANPPHLWAVVDEAALRRPLGGRDVMRAQLEHLIEMIALPNVTLQVMPFSAGGHAAAGGPFSILRFSERDLPDIVYLEQLTSAIYLDKRDDLDRYQAVMERLCLDAVPVSETRQTLTTLLDQI
- a CDS encoding DUF397 domain-containing protein, with the translated sequence MDLSDELKTATWRKATKSASNQGNCLEVAPLSGGRVGIRDTEAPHQPPFVVRAAVWDAFIDGAKKGEFDF